In one Dreissena polymorpha isolate Duluth1 chromosome 7, UMN_Dpol_1.0, whole genome shotgun sequence genomic region, the following are encoded:
- the LOC127838855 gene encoding outer dynein arm-docking complex subunit 3-like isoform X3 — MPAGASVMNRPTQDQIEEIKAKINLLEGDRKAYYETSQFAMKKNRESILKLRKENKELRKKLSDSLSQDQHVINKAFQEHPVERAAMKNKTGRQAITVMDYKVCDTVKRLNALRHQTATKQKRLEDLQTQYNQMQKDASEAVATDKGESSDAQQMRYLENSYDKTRLKIDEATHLCRIYEDIKKKLEVEAEKFPSILDAMEAEIQGTRTELKELKAMHDDAQISKEAAQSELSKHEKVVYSERKQREVELAKMKKEAEEKKMQHERIERRIAQRSSIQQDDLALQDKGGVQGEEQQQKITTYEEAFKEIKEATGVSDTMEVVHRFENQKETTRHLEDLKKDNEKHIIRLKEDKEKLNLEFEEMKYTGDAKLSGGQRMLEEFQTHLHKEEDRRDMAEEKLTKASKNLVAVKAGVEHLADKLYHLKAKKRVRTNKGHVPQAQIAPSSDEYVLDQLSTCEEKLLKLLEELDGQDLNAVVKQMEEEEFHASQEGKLPQYNTRVKLPQPQRDLVYDDEEDSGDNDADVPDRDKIKKQSQLIVDSKTKRRTTKKKKKAAK; from the exons ATGCCAGCGGGAGCGTCTGTAATGAACCGTCCTACCCAGGACCAGATTGAAGAAATAAAGGCCAAAATCAATCTGCTGG AGGGAGACAGAAAGGCTTACTATGAAACATCACAGTTTGCTATGAAAAAGAATAGGGAATCTATTCTGAAATTGCGGAAAGAAAACAAGGAGCTTAGAAAGAAATTGAGTGATTCTCTATCG CAAGACCAGCATGTCATCAACAAGGCCTTCCAGGAACATCCTGTGGAGAGAGCCGCcatgaaaaacaaaactggtcGG CAAGCAATAACCGTGATGGACTACAAAGTGTGTGACACGGTGAAACGACTGAACGCGCTGCGTCACCAGACGGCAACCAAACAGAAGAGACTGGAGGATCTGCAGACTCAGTACAATCAGATGCAGAAAGATGCCAGTGAGGCGGTCGCTACAGACAAGGGAGAATCCTCCGATGCTCAG CAAATGCGCTACCTGGAAAACAGCTATGACAAGACCAGATTGAAAATTGATGAAGCTACTCATCTCTGCAGAATCTATGAAGATATTAAGAAAAAGTTGGAAGTG GAAGCGGAAAAATTCCCGAGCATCCTCGATGCAATGGAAGCGGAAATCCAGGGCACGCGGACAGAGTTGAAGGAGCTGAAGGCGATGCACGATGACGCGCAGATCTCAAAGGAGGCCGCGCAGTCTGAACTGAGCAAGCACGAAAAGGTCGTGTACTCTGAGAGGAAGCAGCGCGAGGTCGAGCTGGCCAAGATGAAGAAGGAGGCAGAGGAGAAGAAGATGCAGCATGAGAGGATTGAGCGTAGAATT GCCCAGAGGAGCTCCATCCAGCAGGATGACCTTGCCCTCCAGGACAAGGGCGGAGTGCAGGGGGAGGAGCAGCAGCAGAAGATCACCACGTATGAGGAGGCCTTCAAGGAAATCAAGGAGGCAACGGGCGTCTCTGATACCATG GAGGTGGTTCACAGGTTCGAGAACCAGAAGGAGACCACACGGCACCTGGAGGACCTCAAGAAAGACAATGAGAAGCACATCATACGTCTCAAGGAGGACAAGGAGAAACTCAATCTCGAGTTTGAGGAGATGAAATACACAGGCGACGCTAAACTCTCCGG TGGACAGCGCATGCTTGAGGAATTCCAGACCCATCTTCATAAGGAAGAAGACCGAAGGGACATGGCTGAAGAGAAACTCACTAAGGCCAGCAAAAACCTCGTGGCTGTAAAGGCTGGAGTGGAGCATCTGGCTGACAAACTCTACCATCTCAAAGCT AAAAAGAGAGTAAGAACT AACAAAGGTCACGTGCCCCAGGCTCAGATCGCACCCTCCTCAGATGAGTACGTGCTAGACCAGCTGTCGACATGTGAGGAGAAACTGCTGAAACTACTGGAGGAACTCGATGGACAGGATCTCAATGCTGTCGTCAAACAGATGGAGGAGGAAGAG TTCCATGCCAGCCAGGAAGGAAAGTTACCACAGTACAACACGAGAGTGAAACTGCCACAACCACAGCGAGATCTTGTCTACGACG ACGAAGAGGACAGTGGGGATAATGATGCTGATGTGCCAGATAGAGATAAGATCAAGAAACAGTCACAGTTGATCGTCGACTCGAAAACCAAGCGAAGAACCACCAAGAAAAAGAAGAAGGCTGCAAAATAA
- the LOC127838855 gene encoding outer dynein arm-docking complex subunit 3-like isoform X4 — MPAGASVMNRPTQDQIEEIKAKINLLEGDRKAYYETSQFAMKKNRESILKLRKENKELRKKLSDSLSQDQHVINKAFQEHPVERAAMKNKTGRQAITVMDYKVCDTVKRLNALRHQTATKQKRLEDLQTQYNQMQKDASEAVATDKGESSDAQQMRYLENSYDKTRLKIDEATHLCRIYEDIKKKLEVEAEKFPSILDAMEAEIQGTRTELKELKAMHDDAQISKEAAQSELSKHEKVVYSERKQREVELAKMKKEAEEKKMQHERIERRIAQRSSIQQDDLALQDKGGVQGEEQQQKITTYEEAFKEIKEATGVSDTMEVVHRFENQKETTRHLEDLKKDNEKHIIRLKEDKEKLNLEFEEMKYTGDAKLSGGQRMLEEFQTHLHKEEDRRDMAEEKLTKASKNLVAVKAGVEHLADKLYHLKANKGHVPQAQIAPSSDEYVLDQLSTCEEKLLKLLEELDGQDLNAVVKQMEEEEFHASQEGKLPQYNTRVKLPQPQRDLVYDDEEDSGDNDADVPDRDKIKKQSQLIVDSKTKRRTTKKKKKAAK, encoded by the exons ATGCCAGCGGGAGCGTCTGTAATGAACCGTCCTACCCAGGACCAGATTGAAGAAATAAAGGCCAAAATCAATCTGCTGG AGGGAGACAGAAAGGCTTACTATGAAACATCACAGTTTGCTATGAAAAAGAATAGGGAATCTATTCTGAAATTGCGGAAAGAAAACAAGGAGCTTAGAAAGAAATTGAGTGATTCTCTATCG CAAGACCAGCATGTCATCAACAAGGCCTTCCAGGAACATCCTGTGGAGAGAGCCGCcatgaaaaacaaaactggtcGG CAAGCAATAACCGTGATGGACTACAAAGTGTGTGACACGGTGAAACGACTGAACGCGCTGCGTCACCAGACGGCAACCAAACAGAAGAGACTGGAGGATCTGCAGACTCAGTACAATCAGATGCAGAAAGATGCCAGTGAGGCGGTCGCTACAGACAAGGGAGAATCCTCCGATGCTCAG CAAATGCGCTACCTGGAAAACAGCTATGACAAGACCAGATTGAAAATTGATGAAGCTACTCATCTCTGCAGAATCTATGAAGATATTAAGAAAAAGTTGGAAGTG GAAGCGGAAAAATTCCCGAGCATCCTCGATGCAATGGAAGCGGAAATCCAGGGCACGCGGACAGAGTTGAAGGAGCTGAAGGCGATGCACGATGACGCGCAGATCTCAAAGGAGGCCGCGCAGTCTGAACTGAGCAAGCACGAAAAGGTCGTGTACTCTGAGAGGAAGCAGCGCGAGGTCGAGCTGGCCAAGATGAAGAAGGAGGCAGAGGAGAAGAAGATGCAGCATGAGAGGATTGAGCGTAGAATT GCCCAGAGGAGCTCCATCCAGCAGGATGACCTTGCCCTCCAGGACAAGGGCGGAGTGCAGGGGGAGGAGCAGCAGCAGAAGATCACCACGTATGAGGAGGCCTTCAAGGAAATCAAGGAGGCAACGGGCGTCTCTGATACCATG GAGGTGGTTCACAGGTTCGAGAACCAGAAGGAGACCACACGGCACCTGGAGGACCTCAAGAAAGACAATGAGAAGCACATCATACGTCTCAAGGAGGACAAGGAGAAACTCAATCTCGAGTTTGAGGAGATGAAATACACAGGCGACGCTAAACTCTCCGG TGGACAGCGCATGCTTGAGGAATTCCAGACCCATCTTCATAAGGAAGAAGACCGAAGGGACATGGCTGAAGAGAAACTCACTAAGGCCAGCAAAAACCTCGTGGCTGTAAAGGCTGGAGTGGAGCATCTGGCTGACAAACTCTACCATCTCAAAGCT AACAAAGGTCACGTGCCCCAGGCTCAGATCGCACCCTCCTCAGATGAGTACGTGCTAGACCAGCTGTCGACATGTGAGGAGAAACTGCTGAAACTACTGGAGGAACTCGATGGACAGGATCTCAATGCTGTCGTCAAACAGATGGAGGAGGAAGAG TTCCATGCCAGCCAGGAAGGAAAGTTACCACAGTACAACACGAGAGTGAAACTGCCACAACCACAGCGAGATCTTGTCTACGACG ACGAAGAGGACAGTGGGGATAATGATGCTGATGTGCCAGATAGAGATAAGATCAAGAAACAGTCACAGTTGATCGTCGACTCGAAAACCAAGCGAAGAACCACCAAGAAAAAGAAGAAGGCTGCAAAATAA
- the LOC127838855 gene encoding outer dynein arm-docking complex subunit 3-like isoform X2 → MPAGASVMNRPTQDQIEEIKAKINLLEGDRKAYYETSQFAMKKNRESILKLRKENKELRKKLSDSLSQDQHVINKAFQEHPVERAAMKNKTGRQAITVMDYKVCDTVKRLNALRHQTATKQKRLEDLQTQYNQMQKDASEAVATDKGESSDAQQMRYLENSYDKTRLKIDEATHLCRIYEDIKKKLEVEAEKFPSILDAMEAEIQGTRTELKELKAMHDDAQISKEAAQSELSKHEKVVYSERKQREVELAKMKKEAEEKKMQHERIERRIAQRSSIQQDDLALQDKGGVQGEEQQQKITTYEEAFKEIKEATGVSDTMVNGKGNTWKLNTRIIILEVVHRFENQKETTRHLEDLKKDNEKHIIRLKEDKEKLNLEFEEMKYTGDAKLSGGQRMLEEFQTHLHKEEDRRDMAEEKLTKASKNLVAVKAGVEHLADKLYHLKANKGHVPQAQIAPSSDEYVLDQLSTCEEKLLKLLEELDGQDLNAVVKQMEEEEFHASQEGKLPQYNTRVKLPQPQRDLVYDDEEDSGDNDADVPDRDKIKKQSQLIVDSKTKRRTTKKKKKAAK, encoded by the exons ATGCCAGCGGGAGCGTCTGTAATGAACCGTCCTACCCAGGACCAGATTGAAGAAATAAAGGCCAAAATCAATCTGCTGG AGGGAGACAGAAAGGCTTACTATGAAACATCACAGTTTGCTATGAAAAAGAATAGGGAATCTATTCTGAAATTGCGGAAAGAAAACAAGGAGCTTAGAAAGAAATTGAGTGATTCTCTATCG CAAGACCAGCATGTCATCAACAAGGCCTTCCAGGAACATCCTGTGGAGAGAGCCGCcatgaaaaacaaaactggtcGG CAAGCAATAACCGTGATGGACTACAAAGTGTGTGACACGGTGAAACGACTGAACGCGCTGCGTCACCAGACGGCAACCAAACAGAAGAGACTGGAGGATCTGCAGACTCAGTACAATCAGATGCAGAAAGATGCCAGTGAGGCGGTCGCTACAGACAAGGGAGAATCCTCCGATGCTCAG CAAATGCGCTACCTGGAAAACAGCTATGACAAGACCAGATTGAAAATTGATGAAGCTACTCATCTCTGCAGAATCTATGAAGATATTAAGAAAAAGTTGGAAGTG GAAGCGGAAAAATTCCCGAGCATCCTCGATGCAATGGAAGCGGAAATCCAGGGCACGCGGACAGAGTTGAAGGAGCTGAAGGCGATGCACGATGACGCGCAGATCTCAAAGGAGGCCGCGCAGTCTGAACTGAGCAAGCACGAAAAGGTCGTGTACTCTGAGAGGAAGCAGCGCGAGGTCGAGCTGGCCAAGATGAAGAAGGAGGCAGAGGAGAAGAAGATGCAGCATGAGAGGATTGAGCGTAGAATT GCCCAGAGGAGCTCCATCCAGCAGGATGACCTTGCCCTCCAGGACAAGGGCGGAGTGCAGGGGGAGGAGCAGCAGCAGAAGATCACCACGTATGAGGAGGCCTTCAAGGAAATCAAGGAGGCAACGGGCGTCTCTGATACCATG GTAAATGGTAAAGGAAATACTTGGAAACTTAACACAAGGATTATCATTTTG GAGGTGGTTCACAGGTTCGAGAACCAGAAGGAGACCACACGGCACCTGGAGGACCTCAAGAAAGACAATGAGAAGCACATCATACGTCTCAAGGAGGACAAGGAGAAACTCAATCTCGAGTTTGAGGAGATGAAATACACAGGCGACGCTAAACTCTCCGG TGGACAGCGCATGCTTGAGGAATTCCAGACCCATCTTCATAAGGAAGAAGACCGAAGGGACATGGCTGAAGAGAAACTCACTAAGGCCAGCAAAAACCTCGTGGCTGTAAAGGCTGGAGTGGAGCATCTGGCTGACAAACTCTACCATCTCAAAGCT AACAAAGGTCACGTGCCCCAGGCTCAGATCGCACCCTCCTCAGATGAGTACGTGCTAGACCAGCTGTCGACATGTGAGGAGAAACTGCTGAAACTACTGGAGGAACTCGATGGACAGGATCTCAATGCTGTCGTCAAACAGATGGAGGAGGAAGAG TTCCATGCCAGCCAGGAAGGAAAGTTACCACAGTACAACACGAGAGTGAAACTGCCACAACCACAGCGAGATCTTGTCTACGACG ACGAAGAGGACAGTGGGGATAATGATGCTGATGTGCCAGATAGAGATAAGATCAAGAAACAGTCACAGTTGATCGTCGACTCGAAAACCAAGCGAAGAACCACCAAGAAAAAGAAGAAGGCTGCAAAATAA
- the LOC127838855 gene encoding outer dynein arm-docking complex subunit 3-like isoform X1, translating into MPAGASVMNRPTQDQIEEIKAKINLLEGDRKAYYETSQFAMKKNRESILKLRKENKELRKKLSDSLSQDQHVINKAFQEHPVERAAMKNKTGRQAITVMDYKVCDTVKRLNALRHQTATKQKRLEDLQTQYNQMQKDASEAVATDKGESSDAQQMRYLENSYDKTRLKIDEATHLCRIYEDIKKKLEVEAEKFPSILDAMEAEIQGTRTELKELKAMHDDAQISKEAAQSELSKHEKVVYSERKQREVELAKMKKEAEEKKMQHERIERRIAQRSSIQQDDLALQDKGGVQGEEQQQKITTYEEAFKEIKEATGVSDTMVNGKGNTWKLNTRIIILEVVHRFENQKETTRHLEDLKKDNEKHIIRLKEDKEKLNLEFEEMKYTGDAKLSGGQRMLEEFQTHLHKEEDRRDMAEEKLTKASKNLVAVKAGVEHLADKLYHLKAKKRVRTNKGHVPQAQIAPSSDEYVLDQLSTCEEKLLKLLEELDGQDLNAVVKQMEEEEFHASQEGKLPQYNTRVKLPQPQRDLVYDDEEDSGDNDADVPDRDKIKKQSQLIVDSKTKRRTTKKKKKAAK; encoded by the exons ATGCCAGCGGGAGCGTCTGTAATGAACCGTCCTACCCAGGACCAGATTGAAGAAATAAAGGCCAAAATCAATCTGCTGG AGGGAGACAGAAAGGCTTACTATGAAACATCACAGTTTGCTATGAAAAAGAATAGGGAATCTATTCTGAAATTGCGGAAAGAAAACAAGGAGCTTAGAAAGAAATTGAGTGATTCTCTATCG CAAGACCAGCATGTCATCAACAAGGCCTTCCAGGAACATCCTGTGGAGAGAGCCGCcatgaaaaacaaaactggtcGG CAAGCAATAACCGTGATGGACTACAAAGTGTGTGACACGGTGAAACGACTGAACGCGCTGCGTCACCAGACGGCAACCAAACAGAAGAGACTGGAGGATCTGCAGACTCAGTACAATCAGATGCAGAAAGATGCCAGTGAGGCGGTCGCTACAGACAAGGGAGAATCCTCCGATGCTCAG CAAATGCGCTACCTGGAAAACAGCTATGACAAGACCAGATTGAAAATTGATGAAGCTACTCATCTCTGCAGAATCTATGAAGATATTAAGAAAAAGTTGGAAGTG GAAGCGGAAAAATTCCCGAGCATCCTCGATGCAATGGAAGCGGAAATCCAGGGCACGCGGACAGAGTTGAAGGAGCTGAAGGCGATGCACGATGACGCGCAGATCTCAAAGGAGGCCGCGCAGTCTGAACTGAGCAAGCACGAAAAGGTCGTGTACTCTGAGAGGAAGCAGCGCGAGGTCGAGCTGGCCAAGATGAAGAAGGAGGCAGAGGAGAAGAAGATGCAGCATGAGAGGATTGAGCGTAGAATT GCCCAGAGGAGCTCCATCCAGCAGGATGACCTTGCCCTCCAGGACAAGGGCGGAGTGCAGGGGGAGGAGCAGCAGCAGAAGATCACCACGTATGAGGAGGCCTTCAAGGAAATCAAGGAGGCAACGGGCGTCTCTGATACCATG GTAAATGGTAAAGGAAATACTTGGAAACTTAACACAAGGATTATCATTTTG GAGGTGGTTCACAGGTTCGAGAACCAGAAGGAGACCACACGGCACCTGGAGGACCTCAAGAAAGACAATGAGAAGCACATCATACGTCTCAAGGAGGACAAGGAGAAACTCAATCTCGAGTTTGAGGAGATGAAATACACAGGCGACGCTAAACTCTCCGG TGGACAGCGCATGCTTGAGGAATTCCAGACCCATCTTCATAAGGAAGAAGACCGAAGGGACATGGCTGAAGAGAAACTCACTAAGGCCAGCAAAAACCTCGTGGCTGTAAAGGCTGGAGTGGAGCATCTGGCTGACAAACTCTACCATCTCAAAGCT AAAAAGAGAGTAAGAACT AACAAAGGTCACGTGCCCCAGGCTCAGATCGCACCCTCCTCAGATGAGTACGTGCTAGACCAGCTGTCGACATGTGAGGAGAAACTGCTGAAACTACTGGAGGAACTCGATGGACAGGATCTCAATGCTGTCGTCAAACAGATGGAGGAGGAAGAG TTCCATGCCAGCCAGGAAGGAAAGTTACCACAGTACAACACGAGAGTGAAACTGCCACAACCACAGCGAGATCTTGTCTACGACG ACGAAGAGGACAGTGGGGATAATGATGCTGATGTGCCAGATAGAGATAAGATCAAGAAACAGTCACAGTTGATCGTCGACTCGAAAACCAAGCGAAGAACCACCAAGAAAAAGAAGAAGGCTGCAAAATAA
- the LOC127838847 gene encoding uncharacterized protein LOC127838847 isoform X2: protein MLLYIARGPDVKRSDEIYLERCFLPNIGSYFEHRVEPGLWFKTLTLDSIFVDCTERSVSWISRDDSEAIKLHNGILEQTLHAVQEVFRNKDKFTDDMLDPTVDELFEHATELFEAINEDKLGENVCEHVIRLLHVYILPRIKLNKEFETNVSETLQTINEEEKNIISLITTQIKTKEQLKASLKQDRYRFLGTDGFLKQSYLKTLDETFLQCLYKHIVIDIDTTAKEIDKFEKQISVLRLSKASHDMAMVSRLHNLRDSSNCVRVHQHLLKVREEVKSALHVFETEKDASFNCETHPRRYRKDHYDYVKKNHSLNLIEKEILDFMNTKVKLMNVREAAELLIHEIKTIGHSYGYTGIKGGQLDGKCATGSPDEWDTLHVKVCKLVWDTETSVFQKMNSLCEEFSRSCEEIVYEASKRGKVVSPQMCMSTCAYFKKHIDNLVQTVAEEITKPPHDADSIKNFYLCFEQHVFSRTMPTVIHLHRFCYCQQGTKLLSKINEKYLPMASVSRESVKSEIDVDDKESSVTTLHDENGQMLRLIKHLTKLVLDLNSTNSLAHKLNMCKTAVCLVKEQIQDEDFTISELCPGDFLGSLLTLLRHLEPNVVCSLYVQLHLLENLCPDCLKGTSHYIAMVTLTEAVKSLLDI, encoded by the exons ATGCTCCTGTACATCGCACGAGGACCAGACGTCAAACGTTCGGATGAAATCTACCTCGAGAGGTGCTTCCTTCCCAATATCGGCTCCTATTTCGAGCATCGAGTGGAACCGGGACTCTGGTTCAAGACTCTTACGTTGGATTCCATCTTTGTGGACTGTACTGAACGCTCTGTGTCTTGGATTTCTAGGGATGACAGTGAAGCTATAAAACTGCATAATGGGATACTGGAACAAACTTTACATGCAGTGCAAGAAGTCTTTAGAAATAAAG ACAAGTTTACGGACGATATGTTGGACCCAACCGTAGATGAGCTTTTCGAGCATGCAACAGAGCTGTTTGAAGCAATAAATGAAGATAAATTAGGCGAAAATGTGTGCGAACATGTTATACGCTTACTTCACGTATACATACTTCCGAGGATTAAACTGAATAAAGAATTCGAGACGAATGTAAGTGAAACGCTGCAGACAATAAATGAAGAGGAAAAGAACATTATCAGTCTTATAACCACACAAATTAAGACAAAAGAACAGCTCAAGGCCTCGTTGAAACAAGACAGGTATAGGTTTCTAGGAACAGATGGGTTTTTGAAACAAAGTTATTTAAAGACGTTGGACGAAACATTTTTGCAATGTCTCTATAAACATATAGTAATTGACATAGATACCACGGCCAAAGAAATTGATAAATTTGAAAAGCAGATATCAGTGTTACGACTATCAAAAGCATCGCATGACATGGCTATGGTTTCTAGGTTACACAATCTAAGAGACAGTTCTAACTGCGTTCGAGTTCATCAACACTTACTGAAAGTAAGGGAAGAAGTGAAATCAGCTCTACACGTTTTTGAAACGGAAAAAGACGCGTCGTTTAACTGTGAAACTCATCCTAGACGGTATCGAAAAGACCACTACGACTACGTGAAAAAGAATCATAGTCTAAATCTCATTGAAAAGGAAATATTGGATTTCATGAATACGAAAGTGAAACTGATGAACGTGAGAGAGGCGGCAGAGCTTTTAATTCATGAGATAAAAACTATCGGCCATTCCTATGGGTATACTGGTATAAAGGGTGGACAGCTGGACGGTAAATGTGCCACAGGTAGCCCAGACGAGTGGGATACGCTCCATGTCAAAGTATGTAAACTAGTCTGGGATACAGAAACAAgtgtttttcaaaaaatgaaCAGTCTCTGTGAGGAATTCTCACGCAGCTGCGAAGAAATCGTCTACGAAGCCAGCAAAAGGGGCAAGGTTGTAAGTCCTCAGATGTGCATGTCAACGTGTGCGTATTTTAAGAAGCACATAGACAACTTGGTTCAGACGGTGGCGGAGGAAATAACAAAGCCGCCACACGACGCGGACTCTATCAagaatttttatttgtgttttgaacAGCATGTGTTTTCGAGGACGATGCCGACAGTGATACATTTACACAGGTTTTGTTACTGTCAGCAAGGGACTAAGCTACTGAGCAAAATCAACGAAAAGTACCTTCCAATGGCGAGCGTCAGCCGAGAGTCGGTGAAATCAGAAATAGACGTGGATGATAAGGAAAGTAGCGTAACAACGCTGCACGATGAAAATGGACAAATGCTTCGCttgataaaacatttaacaaagcTGGTATTAGATCTCAATTCAACTAATTCTCTGGCACACAAACTCAACATGTGTAAAACAGCGGTGTGTCTGGTTAAAGAACAAATTCAAGACGAAGATTTTACAATATCCGAGTTGTGTCCTGGGGATTTTTTAGGCAGCCTGTTGACTCTTTTGCGACACTTAGAACCGAACGTTGTGTGTTCACTTTATGTGCAACTGCATCTTCTTGAAAATCTGTGTCCCGACTGCTTGAAGGGAACGTCACACTATATCGCCATGGTTACGCTTACCGAGGCCGTTAAGTCTTTACTGGATATATAA